The Vanessa atalanta chromosome 7, ilVanAtal1.2, whole genome shotgun sequence genomic interval taattattttaacatcccgacgttttgagcactttgcagtgttcgtggtcacgggcagactctgcACTACAACACAACTACCTAAAAAGCCCATCACCACCGATGGCTATGGGCAGATGACCTCTCtagctataattaataaaaaaaaaatgacatcatGGTTTTAATGAgaacaatatttgtaaaattgcaGGAAAGTAATTTAGGCTTAGAAATTAATACACTAGAGCTCACTGAAAATGGAACCCAAATGCTTCTAAATCCAACAGAATGTAAGagtttaaatatatcacataatGAGTCATCACTTATTGTGTCTATGACTAGGTTTTACGGTTACCCTTTACACTTAAGAATTGAGCTAAATGAAGGATCTCATGAGTTGGTAAgtgttaatatctaaatttaaaaatatttagaactgATTTATGTCTACcggtattcatttaaatttagttgaatGGTTTGGATGGCTTTATAGCCAACTTAAGTTCATCATGGGTGGCATTTGCATGCTTCCAGCAGCTTAAGAATACTATAGTTTTTTGTGACTAGTTAAATGAAACTTTCAGCTGATCAGTTCCAATTATAAgcatatatttcaaaatgatcttggcaaatgttctactatttacaCTCTCTTCTAATTATCACCATGCACTATTGAATTGCAcaatatgtattgaaaatataaattaaacataatcaatgattagagaattacaatacatttttttatataatgaacaataattaataaaaccaataaattaaataaaataccatccaattagaaatgagcacaaataaaattctttatttttcaattgtacTGAGGCGGCTATGACATGTCTATTTAGATTACTTGATTACTAatggtgatgtataacaatgaATAAGCATACGCTGAATccataccaaaataaaaaaatattctgtatgtattgctattttcaataaataaattatattttcattaaataaattacataaatttgaattaatccCTGTACATACTTCAAGCCCTGTAAATAGTAATTAGTATTGTAgtttcaatgttgtttacacctttaaagacacTTCAAATTTTACCTATTTTAAGTGCTGAGTGATAGCTCATGGTGTAACTATTTCaatacataaaagaaaattttcaaaattaactctgaaaaaatacatactattattttctttcttaaaaaactcaacatttttttttaattccagttTTTCCAAGAAGTTACTCAACAACTGCTGAAAACAGTGAAAGACTTAAAATGTAGTGAAACAAAATTACGTAAACTGCTTACAAAGAAAGATGAAGAAATTGAGGAATACAAATCATTAGGAGGCAAGATACGATatagttagtattattttaacatttatttaaactatgaaGTTAAAGTgtgaagtatttataaataacaaatatcgtAATTACACTTGAGACATCCAAGCaataccaaatataaaaatttattatatgcacatggatttaaaatcaataattgttttcttatataaacaatatattattaaaagtatctGCAATAATTATAGCAAATCcaaagaaaaagaaatgttatttaatatttagtatatttccATATTGAAATACCTTACAATGCAccaaattatcatatttataatttatattgcaaaattatgttagtaaatGTAGAAAAGTTTTGCcactttgataaaaaaagttacataatttatcatattgtaagtatatttcTATGCTTCCATcaaatattggatttttttatttctaaaatatgttatggatttatgttgaatttgttttattactgaGGTAACAGCATTAGGTCTTAATttgatagaaaaaataatttgttctattttgctgtttttttttttcttaattttaatgataatatattgtcAACCATTATAGCAATCAAGTCTCCTTTGTGTCTTGTCCATCATATGTGACattagcaaattatttgtacctGATTGGCACAACTATAAGCCACTAAActtgttacaaaatttataatcaattatatcaGGTTAATTAGAAGTTAATCAAACCAATTTGAACCATTGTTGAAccattctataaaataaagtttaatgttaaaaaatgtcAAATGTAATTTCCTTCAAGCTTATTCAGctcagaatttaattattattttttaattatggtagtactaaaattaatttttagtatcatgttttgtaacattttttgatgtaatataataaaattatattataccatTTACAGCTGCACTTCCTCCTTATGATGACGACACACATATGCAAACACATAcagaatatgaaaaaaattttgGTGAAATAGAGATTTCCAGTACTATTCTAGAAAGAAGAATTAATGTTTCTAGACAAAATACCAAGtaagtttatgtttaataattattatacaggttttattagttaatttactgttttgttttaattttaagtaagccagtttaactacatgCATAAgagtcataaaatattaatcatcaacATAGtgtctaaaattttaaaataaagtaattgtataaagttttactatttctataaacagatagataattttgaaaattttatttgtacatttgtTTCTCAAtatcataataacaatatataacattatgatatagcatattataatagcctaaccaaaaataataaacaaatttttaatagtCTTTTTACTAATTCCAGTGAAATAATGATTGatagtaagaaaaatattaaacaagaacCTGTTTCACAAGAAGATATCTCATCAAATTTAACAACTAGAGAATCAAATGATATAAAACAAGAATATATAAAGAATGAAATAACTCCAATTATTCCAACACGAACCAAGAGAAAAAAAATGCTGAACATTTAATGGAATATTACGTATGACAAATgtcatactaaatattttattttatttcttaaaactatgaaatattaatttattcaaattaatgtatatatattttttacgttcaTTCTACTTTGATTTGAACACTaaacttttgtaatatattttatttattttatatattaatgcgatcaatttaatttttcctaATGTTTTAACAGAGTTGTATCTGCGGTGGCATTAGAAGTAACTTTAGAagcaaagaaatattatttcatttcatttttgattatttaaatgtatggaatagtatatttaaaaaataaagaaacttgTTACaccaaataaatgaaattgtaaaaaaaatacttggtggTTTGTTGCGCAAATGCATGcctgctatattatatatttgagcaAGAATCAtcaatacattgaaataaaactagtttttttaacggatttaatcgcgtatattaattattatattttaacatcccgacgtttcgagcactttgcagtgttcgtggtcacgggtaGAGTCTGCccgtagttttatttcaatgtgtaataatcgcgaaaatctaagacaacattatcatCAATACATAGTACCATTGTGTTTTGGCTGTAAGGGGAATTGAGCCAATGTcattacaggaacaagggatgTAATAAATTGATTCCCAAGAATTAGCGCATTGGCACTGTAAGTGTTAAAATGtcatgccaatgtctatgagcaacTGGTGACCACTcgccatcaggtggaccatttacCCATCAgtctactaattttatatttaaaaaaatgtatagttaatttataagcAGGAACaatgaaaaacataatttataataaaattttattggtaaTACATTGAACTAGCTCCAATTGTGACGCTGGAATTACAATAATGTAATCcattggagttttttttttttataggtattaaattaatctatagtattaatttactttatgcaTTCATGTATATactaatgaaaaaattatataaacataagtaattaattgtgtataaaaaagtttttactaaaaatataaatttgtaatcgGAAGCTTCATTGGACTctgtaattttgaatttgttttctTATGAAGTAATGAATTTAAGAGTaatcaaataattcaataataaaaatcatcaatttatattacataattaaaaaaaaaaaattttttaaaacaatttaatttatatttattgccgtatatttgtttcttactcaatatagtatttattgtgatttaaaaaaatgagtgTAATATGTTGCAGACAAAACTCTCCACAACATGGATAGTACTAAAGATAGTCAAGTCATATGttagaatatttatgtaaacatactttattcaagtaagctcttacaaatatatttgagttatgcataataaaacttatttatgtatctatGTTAGGAAAATTAACAAGAAACTGACTCGATCAAACTATTTGTTGTATGTGCAGCTACTATTTACAAAACTGAAGTTTCACTGATGCCAGTGTCGGTTTGacatagttaaattatttaaatgtttgatttatttttcattctcTGAACAGCATTTGTTAGCAAGCCTCATAGCTTTAACTTGAAAATAAGATTTCATAGTGACCAGAAGAGATTGAGTCGTTTGACTGGTTCGTTTGTATTATCAAATTGTGCAGAGATTTTTAGCTTTTCTGGTTCATAAATACAATTCATtcgataaaaaacattaataaataaggcatattattcaaaacaaaattaaatagatgataaaaaccATGGAGCTAATACaactaacataatttatttcaattgttagaaaagattaactattgagtttattgccggtggtagttttacttttaatatatttctgtaaaataacgattcaaaagttcttgtaagtctacttgaataaagtacatttcgattttttaattatatgtatacgtacatacatagtTTGATTTCTAATAtactgtattgaataaaatttcattgtttGTATCGTATTTATTGACATGCAAGTATTCTTATTATGAATGAATaggtttaattataatgtattaaattttagtaaattgacttttatttacttttatcaaatatttcttgagtgatttaaaataacttattaaaatatccattccaattcattttttaatctgtaatttatacagattaaaaaatgagATGGAATAAATACCTTATTTTAAAGAGTTAACTAAGAAATGGAATTTGATATCGTAATTGGAATAACCTAaccagtattttatttaaacattttattaaatcatgtaaataaactgcacattttacattttttaattaatgatttattccAACATCAATCATTTACATAAACTGAGTTCCAATGCCATCACATTATTTATAACTCTAtcgatacaatattttaagttttttttttttaatttaagaagtttaaaactttttttttttaagtgaattaAATTCGTAAAGTGTGCTTCTTTTTTGAGTCCTTATATATGTGAGCAAATCGCGTCGTTGCGTAAGCTATATGAgtataatatactatactattaatAACGATTTAAGCCGTACAATTTAAGGCTTTTGCCGATATGAGATTCTCTTTGcgattttttaaactaagaggaaaatatctactaatatttattaagagtatataatgaatattactatttgaaaataaatatgcgtcttaaaaagtaatattttctacagtttaaaataaatttcatataaataactaatgcatgttttttaacacaaattattaCCATCGTATGTTATCGTTTACCGATTTCTTTAGTATCGGTTTTAATGTTACtacttaatacatttaattaattactttctaaacttttatttattgaatactacAAAGTTAATTGCTATAGTTTATACACGCAAAAAGAGCACACAGATGCATAAAGCGTGAATACAGTCTATTCAATAGCTAGAATCTCAAAACatatgaatttgttttattaaattgcaaaaaaTGTTCTCGAATAATCAAAAAGCAATTACTTTGATATTCATATAGTTAAATGACTCAACATGCTTTTTGATTATTAAACATCTCCTTGTCTATAATATGGTAAGTACTTAATCCGAATTACCGTAATGGTCAATTTCGACGTTCTCTTAactctttgttttgttttgccTAACCTTACATACCAATattctcagattataaaacaaaaggcggaTGGAGCGTGCGGAACATTACATCGAAGAAACAAAAGAGAATGCAAGTTCCGGTgtgtattaacaatttatatattatgtataatgtaataacaAAAGATACGTCGTCGTTTCGTACTACCAGGAATTAGCATTCCTTCATTCACTCCATccgcattttgtttttataatctgagcCAATATGAACTTTATTATCTTATGCAATCCAGTTTCATTTCCAGTATTAATCGAGGAATATATTTGCTCGTCTACCGAATGACTCGAGAATTTCTCTACAAGTTATAGGGATGAAACTGGAATAGTTTACAATAACATTACGAACACTTAAGGTTGATGTATCATGTAGTGCCTAACAGTAAATAGTTTCTTACAAGTTATACACTTTACAAAACGTCTTACACAATGGAAGACGAATGGctcatttaataattgaaatttaatggaTATTCATTCAatatccatttttttaattgcccGTAGTTAAAGCGCCTGTTGATAATAAGTTAGCAAATAAAACAATCTAATCTGTTTTGAGATTCTGACTCTACGAGTATCACATCTACAAAATTGAAAACATTCTActgtttttatttcactataaaaatccctttttatttaaatatacgtcaCTAGCAAATGTTTGTTCTAGAAAATCTATCGTTTGAATATTACGACTTGAATGTTTCGGTTTCGAGTTTAATCTGTCGCAGACTGGTTTACTAGTATAAAATTGTAGATTTTCCTACGTAGGATGTATTCGTCAGCTGACATAAgtgtagatttattattaatatcatattgtgGTATCGGTTAACAACTACACTTTGACACGTCTGTTTCCGATTCGGAGGCCTTTATTACGTTGTCCCTTTCCTTCAGCTCGAAAGCATCAGCctgtaaataaaagaaaaatgtgtCGTTGGTACCAAAATGTTTgacaataacatttaatatttatttcattaataataaaacatatatgtattagatTTTACACGTGATCCATAATTGATTTACCTAATGAAGTGAATAATGTAGACGAATCTAAAGTTCACAATTGCTTCGACAATTTATTGTTTACTCCATTATTTTATAGTAGTCAaaagtatatacatactttaaaaaaaaaacatttacgagGTGAAATTCatagtaatatttgtttgttgttgtacttattttgttatgttaaagTTAATTGTATGTAGGTCAATAACATCTGACATCCTATTTTTTACCCGTACATTTCATAATTACAAAGAAAGGTCTACCGATTCCTCAAAGGTACGGATATTCCCTGCGTGAGATTGTCGTGTATCGAATTACACGTCCAATCTGACGCTTAGGATGTACCAACGGACGAACAATACCATCCGGTAATATAATGCGCTTGAGAAATTAAATTCGACCACACGTGAAATGTCCGTTTTGGACAGAAAATTGTCGTATAAAACTAACATACCAAAAGTAAGGCTTTATGTATTGAATTACTTCTAAATGAATACATACGTTAAATTGataacttattaatatgtaCGAGTATGATCGATATtgaataactaattttatatgcTACTGGTGAACCAATTCTTCTATTTGCATTGACTTTTATCAATAGGTATTTCAGTTATCAAGaaaatgttcaattttaatACTCAATTGTTCACCTTGGTCTCTCGATATTCTCGTATTTTTCTGGCTAAAGTCAGGAAAGCTTCTTCGATGTTAATGTTGCTTTTACAAGATACCTCGAAGAATGGCATGTCAAAATCGTCAGCAATCTGAAAATAAGcaggatttaaattgaatttgaattatctCCAAAATGTTACCAGAAATATCCATCAAATCGGTCtgctaaatgatattatatattcggAGGTAACGCACCTAATCGTGTTCGTAAACATGATTTTATACCTATTAGCCATCATGGCTATCCAAATATGGATACTCCCAAAAAATGCACATATTACCtatataactaaatatgattataaaatattccaaaattatatgataaaagtattattatagtgcgtatgtaatactttttacaaaaattaaattattaattatttattcaagaaggaATAAAATGGACTTAATAACTTAATCTTGTTTTTAGAGGAGATGagtttatcaaattattaattcaatcagTGGCAGCAAGTCGACTGATTAAATTGCTAACTTATCCGGGGTAGGTCGTTTTATTATCTTCTAAGAAACGAAAatagtcataaaatatattgtatttttaaataatacgttatttttcctttggatattttttttttccatagtACACTTAAGCAAGTACTGACGGCAGTAATATacctgtaatatattataagtataatgtttattatgcgatattttttttccgaTTTGCCACCCTTTTAAACTAATCGCCCTTGACCTTGGggtaaaacgaaataataaaagcaatatacCTTTTGACCTCGTTCCTTAGGAACTGCTCGATGATTCTCGTGCACATCACATTTATTGCCAACTAAAACTTTTATCACATCCGGAGAAGcatactgtaaaataaaaatgttcaaaagtGTAATTTCTCTTTATGTATATCTACAATTTACAACGTAATACGCCTGCAGTTTTCTATTCTTTGCAAGAtactagaatatatattttgctatcAATTGCTTACAGGAACGAaacaactaaataataatgataattcacATACCTCTTGAATATTTCTTAACCAATAAGATAAATGGTTAAACGATTCCAGATTGGTAATGTCGTACATAAGTATGATACCCATAGCACCTCTATAGTATGCTGTAGTCAAAGTTCTGAATCTTTCCTGACCAGCTGTATCCCATATTTGAAGTTTAATGGGCACTCCGTCtagattgattattttttgcttGAAATCTATACCtggaaaattgttatatttgttgataatttatatcaatcgacataagtatgtataaagccattttgttttttaatattttattcaaataattacacattaaaataagttaatttgtattttagcaGACATTGCGTTTTACTAAAATTAGCTCAAATCATAAGACAAAAGTAGACCCTATATTATACGTCAACACCTAACTGCAGTCGggatataatttatgtttataaa includes:
- the LOC125065201 gene encoding uncharacterized protein LOC125065201 → MWKELQKSPSFFLLFKKECRYHIIITDYIKIWEIYYSEDAFLKCLKESNLGLEINTLELTENGTQMLLNPTECKSLNISHNESSLIVSMTRFYGYPLHLRIELNEGSHELFFQEVTQQLLKTVKDLKCSETKLRKLLTKKDEEIEEYKSLGGKIRYTALPPYDDDTHMQTHTEYEKNFGEIEISSTILERRINVSRQNTNEIMIDSKKNIKQEPVSQEDISSNLTTRESNDIKQEYIKNEITPIIPTRTKRKKMLNI
- the LOC125065398 gene encoding ras-related protein Rab-8A — protein: MALDFSATYKLLVLGDSNVGKTCIVHRYCDERYYDIYISTIGIDFKQKIINLDGVPIKLQIWDTAGQERFRTLTTAYYRGAMGIILMYDITNLESFNHLSYWLRNIQEYASPDVIKVLVGNKCDVHENHRAVPKERGQKIADDFDMPFFEVSCKSNINIEEAFLTLARKIREYRETKADAFELKERDNVIKASESETDVSKCSC